In Gemmobacter sp., the sequence AATGCGGCAGGTCGACGCAATAGGAATAGGTATGGCGACCCCGGATGTTGTAGCGGCTGGTCAGGTCGGGCCCGACGTTCACCTGCCCGTTGTAGGGCACGACCGAGATGGACACCCGGCTTTCGGTATCTTCGGCCAGGATGTTGGTGACGAATTCCGCCGCCGCATCCTTGAGCTGCGTCAGCTTGGTGCCGGCCATGGACCCGGAAATATCCAGCACCATGGCGATTTCCACGTTGGTGCGGCGTTCCTCGGCGGTGCTGGCAGCGATGGAGCGCAATTGCTCGACGCCCATCATGTGCATGAAATAAGGCCGGGTCACCGTGCGGGTATGCGCCCGCACCGACCGGAAGTTCAGCCCGTTGTCCACCGTGACGCCGGTCAGCGAGCCGGCCAGATCGGCCTTGGAGAACCAGTCCTGCACGACCGTCGCCGGCGGCCGGGTCTGGCGCATCGAGGCGGCGGCCAGCACGGCCGCATCGGCGGTGGCCTGGGTGCGCGACCGTTCGGCCTCATAGCGCATCATGTCGATGGCCATGCCACCGATGAACAGCATGATCAGCAGCACGATCATCGAAAAGAAGATCATCCCGCCATCCTCGGATCGCCTGAACCGTGCCAGCCGGTACCGCAAGACGGTTCCGGCAGCGCCACGAGACGCCGGGTTCGGGATGATGCGCGTTGCTTGCACGATGATACCTCGCCGCGAAAACCGTATCTCCGGGGGCCGGCAACGCCGGTCGGCCAGGATGACAGGGAAGCAATGTCGCAGACGGCTATGGCATAAGTAGGGCGAAGGCGCCGGATTTTATGCATTTTCCCCGGCTGCCGGGAAACGGACGGGCCCCGCGGGGGCGGATTGTCGGGGCGGGTCGCAACAGTGCCTGGTGGCGGGCCGCCACGGTTCCTTAACGATGTCACGCCAAAGTGCTGCTGATTCGGGGCAATCCGCCGCCACTTCGCGGTGGATCGCCGGGCAAAGCGGCGTTACCCCTTGGGCGGCCCCCAGGGGCCATGCATACGGGGAGGAAACGTGATGCACCATTCCGGCGAACCCAGCTTTCGGGAATCCGTCGACCTGATGTTCGACCGCGCGGTGGCGCTGATGGACCTTGCGCCGGGGCTGGCGCAGAAGATCAAGGTCTGCAATTCCACCTATACCGTGCGCTTCGGCGTGCGCCTGCGCGGCAAGATCGAAACCTTCGTCGGCTATCGCTCGGTGCATTCGGAACATATGGAACCCGTCAAGGGCGGCATCCGCTATGCCACCAACGTCAGCCAGGACGAGGTCGAGGCGCTGGCCGCGCTGATGACCTACAAATGCGCGCTGGTCGAAACGCCCTTTGGCGGATCCAAGGGCGGGCTGTGCATCGACCCGCGCCAGTATGACGAACGCGAACTGGAACAGATCACCCGCCGTTTCGCCTATGAGCTGATCAAGCGCGACCTGATCAACCCGGCCCAGAACGTGCCCGCCCCCGACATGGGCACGGGCGAACGCGAAATGGCCTGGATCGTCGACCAGTATCGCCGCATGAACACCACCGACATCAATGCCGCCGCCTGCGTCACCGGCAAGCCGCTGAATTCCGGCGGCATCCGCGGCCGGGTCGAGGCGACGGGGCGGGGCGTGCAATATGCGCTGCGCGAATTCTTCCGCCACCCCGACGACATGGCCAAGGCCGGCCTGACCGGCGACCTCGATGGCAAGCGCGTGGTGGTGCAGGGCCTGGGCAACGTGGGCTATCATGCGGCCAAGTTCCTGTCCGAGGATGACGGCGCAAAGATCATCGCGGTGATCGAACGCGATGGCGGCGTGGTGAACGCGGCGGGCCTGGATATCGAGGATCTGCGCGCCCATCTGATTGCGACCGGCGGGGTCAAGGATTACCCGCGCGGGCAATATGTCGAAGATGGCGCCAGCCTGCTGGAACAGGACTGCGACATCCTGATCCCCGCCGCGATGGAAGGGGTGATCCACATCGGCAATGCCGCCCGCATCAAGGCCCCCCTGCTCATCGAGGCGGCGAACGGCCCCGTCACCTTCGGCGCCGATGAAATCCTGCGCCGCAAGGGCTGCGTCATCATCCCCGACATGTATGCCAACGCCGGCGGCGTGACGGTTTCCTATTTCGAATGGGTCAAGAACCTGTCGCACATCCGCTTTGGCCGCATGCAGCGCCGGGCCGAGGAATCGCGCTCGCGCCTGCTGGTCGAGGAACTGGAACGGCTGTCGGCCGACAAGGGCCTGGGATGGGAGCTGAAGCCCGAGTTCCGGGAAAAGTTCCTGACCGGATCCGATGAACTGGCGCTGGTCCGGTCGGGCCTGGATGACACCATGCGCATCGCCTACCAGTCGATGCGGGACATCTGGCATGGCCGGCAGGACGTGCAGGATCTGCGCGTGGCGGCCTATATCGTCGCGATCGACCGGGTGGCGGCCACCTATCGGTCCAAGGGGCTGTAACGCCCGGCGGCCGCGCGATTGCGTTGAAATCGCGCGGCCGTTCGGCTAGTCCGGCGGCATGGTCACAGAACTCGCGCTTCGCCGCCCCGACGACTGGCACCTGCACCTGCGCGATGGCGCGATGCTGCAAGGTGTCCTGCCCGAATCCGCCCGCCATTTCGGGCGGGCGATCATCATGCCCAATCTGGTGCCCCCCGTGGTCACCGGCGCCGATGCCGCCGCCTACCGCGACCGCATCCTGGCCGCCCTGCCCGACGGCATGGCGTTCGAGCCGCTGATGACGCTGTATCTGACCGAAGGCACCGATCCGGCAGATGTGCGCGCCGCGGCGGCAAGCGGGCTGGTCAAGGCGGTAAAGCTGTATCCCGCCGGCGCCACCACCAATTCGCATGGCGGCGTGCGCGATTTCGACAAGGTGCGCGGCGTGCTGGAGGCGATGGCCGAGATCGGCCTGCCGCTGTGCGTGCATGGCGAGGTGACGGACCCCGCCGTCGACATCTTTGACCGCGAGGCGGTGTTCATCGACCGCGTGCTGGATCCGGTGCGCCGCGCGACGCCCGGCCTGCGGGTGGTGATGGAACATATCACCACGTCGCAGGGCGCCGATTACGTGCGCTCGGCCGACCGCGACCTGGCGGCGACGATCACGACGCATCACCTGATCATCAACCGCAATCACCTGCTGGTGGGCGGGATCCGGCCGCATTACTACTGCCTGCCGGTCGCCAAGCGCGAGGAACACCGGCTGGCGCTGCGCGCCGCCGCCACCTCGGGCGATGTGCGGTTCTTCCTGGGCACCGACAGCGCGCCGCATGTCGACCCGCTCAAGGAATGCGCCTGCGGCTGCGCCGGGTGCTTTACCGCGACCAACACCATGGCGCTGCTGGCGCATGTGTTCGACGAGGATGGCGCGCTGGACCGGCTGGAAGGGTTCGTGGCGCTGAACGGGCCGGCCTATTACCGGCTGCCGGTGAACCACGGCACGATCCGGCTGGTCAAGCACGACCAGCCCGTGACGTTCCCCGAGAAAATCCACACCGGCGCGGGGCCGGTGACGGTGTTCGATCCGGGTTTCCCGGTGTTCTGGGACGTCGCGGCAGACTGACCCCTGGCGCGGGGGCCCCGGCCGGGGATGCCTCCGGCGGGGATATTTGGATCAGAGCGAAACATGCGCGCGGGGCCAGAGGGGCTCCGGGGAGGCGGGACGCCTTCCCGGCAGCGCGCGGGGCTGGCCCTGCGGCGGCGGGCGGGGCCTCCAATGGCGCCGCCTGCCGCCCCCCCCCCTCAGACGATGGCGCGTTCCAGGAAGGGGCGGCCTTCCAGCACACGTTCCACGCCCAGTTCCGACAGATCGAGGCTGCGGTAGGCGCCGTGCAGCACCAGTTCCGCCATGCCGCGACCGATGGCCGGCGACTGTTGCAGCCCGTGGCCGGAAAAGCCGTTGAGCACGAACAGGTTGTCGCGCCGCGGATCGCGGCCGACGATCGCGTTCTGGTCCAGCGTGTTGTAATCGTAATGACCGACCCACAGGCGCTGCACCTTGCAGGCGTCGAACCCCTCGGACCGCTGATACAGCAGCGGCCAGATCACATCCTCGAACAGATGCGCTTCGGGTTCGAAATCGTCGACATCGCAGGGGCCGTCGCCTTCGGGGACGGTGGCGCAGATCCAGCCTTCGTGTTCGGGGCGCATGTAATAGCCCAGGTGGTCGATGATCAGCGGGGCATCGGGATGGCGGGCGTTCGGCGCGTCGATGACAAAGACGGTGCGCTTGCGCGGTTCCACCGGGATCGGGGCGCCGGCCCAGGCCATCACCTGTGCGCCGCGCGTGCCGGCGGCGTTGATCACCGATCCGCAGGACAGCACCTTGCCCGAGGCAAGCTTGACTGCGGTGATCCGGTTGCCCGCCATCTCCAGCCCCACGGCCTCGTCATGCAGGAATTCCACGCCCTGCCGGCGCGCGGCGGTGCGGAAGCCGCCCAGCAGGCCCATGTTGTCGAACCAGCCTTCGTCGCGCGGGCCATAGCTGCCGGCGGTCAGATCCTCGACGTTCATCCAGGGGAACAGGCCCGCCACGCCCTGCGGGGTCAGCACCCGGGTCGCCGCGCCGTGATCGCGCTGCATGGCGGCGATTTCCTCCATCACGGCCGGCGCATCGGGGGTGCCGCCCAGAAAGAGGTAGCCGTTTTCCTTCAGCCCCAGGTCGCCCTGCCCCGGATCCAGCGCCAGTTCGGTGCCGAAATTGCGGATGAAATCCACCCCGAATCGGGAAATCGCCACGTTCACCGGATTCGAAAACTGGCTGCGCACCGAGGCGACGGACAGCGCCGTGGCCGCTTTGGCATAGGTCGGATCACGTTCGATCACGGTAACGCGCAGATCCGGCGCGAATTTGGTCAGCCACCAGGCGGCCGAGGCGCCATGGACGCCCCCTCCGATCACGATCACATCACGGCTGTTCTGCAAGGCTCTCTCCATCACGACGGTCAGGCCGCCACATCAGGCCGCCGGTCATGGACAGGGGCGGTCTGGCCCCTGTATTAGGGGAAACGGGATGAGAACGACAAGCCTTGCACGTGACAGGCAGCGACAGCCGGACAGCGGCGTCGTTCCTTGCGCACTGCCGTCAGGGGGAGGTTCGGATTTGAGCAACGCCTTGACCCATATGCAACGAATCGCCGGTGCGCGCACACCCGAGGAACTGTGGGCGCATCTGCTGGTGGCGCTGGCCGATTATGGATTCGACCGGGTGAACTACGGCGCGACCCGGCAGGGGCGCGAAGGATCGCTGGGCGACATGCAGGATGCGGTCTTCCTGTCGAACCATGCGCGGGGGGTGATGTCGGACTACTTCGACATGGGCTTCTTCATGCGCACGCCGATGTTCCGCTGGGTGCTGACCCATACCGGCGCCTGTTCCTGGCGGTGGGCCGAGGAAGAGCGGCGCGCGGGCCGGCTGTCGGCCGAGGAGCTGGCCGCGCAGGACATGGCGCGACGGGCGGGGATGGTGGCGGGCTATTCGATCAGCTTTGCCGATCCGTCGCCGCGCAACCGGGCCGCCATGGGCCTGTCGGCGCGCCGCGGCCTGAGCCAGGACGATGTCGATGCGCTATGGGCCGAACGCGGGGACGAGGTGCATACGATCTGCCAGATCATGCATCTGAAGATACAGGTCATGCCCTTGCCGGTGCAGCGCCGCCCGCTGTCGCCGCGTCAGCGCGAGGCGCTGGAATGGGTGGCCGAGGGCAAGACCACGCAGGATATCGCCACGATCATGGGGATTTCGCCGGCGATGGTGGAAAAGCACCTGCGCCTGGCGCGAGAGGTGCTGGATGTGGACACTACCGCCCATGCGGTGGCCAAGGCGGCGCTGCTGAACCACCTGTTCGCCGGCGACCATGTGCCGTTCCGCAACCTGACGCTTCAGTCAGCATCTGACCAGGTGGACAGGTAAGGATTCCCTGACTGGCTTGACGTAAGGTTAAGTGGCAGTTTGACAGCGTTCCAAGAGTGGTGGCGTGAGGCCAGGAACAGCGGCATCAGGTGGCGTATTTGAAGGCTGCCTGACCGCACACCGGGTAACCGGCGATCGGGCGGTCAGGTGCATTCACATCTGTCCGCCCGGTTATCCCCGGGCCGGAAAGACGTTCGCGCCCAAGGGCATATGACGGTTTTTTGACACGAAAGGTAAGGTATTCCCGACTAGGCCCGGCCGAGCGGTTCTGTCACTTTGCCGGCATTCAAGCTGCGGTTGCGTTCTTGAACCCATACCTCAGCCCCGCGCGGATTTCAGGCGGGGTCCCCGGCCGGTTAACCCCGGCTCCCGCTCGCGCCCCGCTCATCCCCAGTTTGGGGGGCGCAAATGGAAACGGAGCAGTCCTTGCGGGCTGCTCCGTTTTCTTTTTGGCGATGGCGGCCGGAACAGGGGCGGATCGCCCCTGCCCGATGCCGGGCGATCAGCCCTGAACCATCTTGGCGACTTCGGCCGCGAAATCGTCTTCCTTCTTTTCCACGCCTTCGCCGACGGCGACGCGGGCATAGCCGGTGATTTCGACGCCGGCTTCCTTGGCCGCCTGCTCGACGGTCAGGTCCGGGTTGATCACGAAGGCCTGGCCCATCAGGGTGTTTTCCGCCAGGAACTTCTTCATCCGGCCCGGGATGATGTTGTTGTGGATCACCTGTTCGGGCTTGGGCTTGGCCGACGAGGCGTTTTCTTCCAGCGCCTTCGAGGTCTGGACCTGCAACTCGCGCTCGACCAGGGTCGGGTCCATGGTGGCCTCGGACAGCGACAGCGGCGAGGTCGCGGCAATGTGCATCGCGAACTGCTTGCCGATTTCCTTCGCCTTGTCTTCCGGCCCGTTCAGCGCAACCAGCACGCCGATCTTGCCCATGCCTTCGGTGGCGGCATTGTGGACATAGGAGACGACGGTCTGGCCTTCCAGAACGTGCATCCGACGGAAGTTCAGGTTTTCACCGATGCGCGCGATGGCTTCGGTGACGACGGTGTCCACGGTCTTGCCGTTCAGGTCGGCGGCCTTGACCACCTCGACCGAATCGCCGGTTTCCAGCGCGATCTTGGCCACTTCACGCACCAGCGCCTGGAAATCGGCGTTCTTGGCAACGAAGTCGGTTTCCGAGTTGATCTCGATGGCAACGCCCTTGCCGGTCGACACGGCGACGCCCACCAGACCTTCGGCGGCAACGCGGTCGGCCTTCTTGGCGGCCTTGGCCAGACCTTTGGTGCGCAGCCAGTCGATGGCGGCTTCGAAATCGCCGGCAACTTCGGTCAGTGCCTTCTTGGCGTCCATCATGCCTGCGCCGGTGGCTTCGCGCAGTTCCTTGACCATCTGAGCCGTGATCGTCATGCGGCTTCTCCCTTGTATGACTTACGGAATCGGGCGGGGAATAACCCCGCCCGGCAACACTCCGGTGACGGGCGGACCCGATCAGCCTTCGACGGCTTCTTCCTGGGGCGCCTCTTCCAGCGCGCCAAGGTCGATCCCGGCGGCGCCCATCTGGGCGGTCATGCCATCCAGCGCCGCGCGGGCGACCAGATCGCAGTACAGGCCGATCGCGCGGGCCGCGTCATCGTTGCCCGGGATGATGTGGCTGACGCCCTTGGGCGAGCAGTTGGTATCGACCACGGCCACAACCGGGATGCCCAGCTTGTTGGCTTCCAGAACGGCCAGGTCTTCCTTGCCCACGTCCACGACGAACAGCAGGTCCGGCACGCCGCCCATGTCACGGATCCCGCCCAGCGAGGCCGTCAGCTTGGCCTGCTCGCGTTCCATGTTCAGACGCTCTTTCTTGGTCAGGCCTTCGGCGCCCGAAGCGAGCTGCTCGTCAATGGCCTTCAGGCGCTGGATCGACAGCGACACGGTTTTCCAGTTGGTCAGCGTGCCACCCAGCCAGCGGTGGTTCATGTAATACTGTGCGCATTTTTCCGCAGCATCCGCGACCGGCTTCTGCGCCTGGCGCTTGGTGCCGACGAACAGGATGCGGCCGCCCTTGGCGACGGTATCGCGCACGATCTTCAGAGCCTGGTCCAGCAGCGGGACGGTCTGGGTCAGGTCGATGATATGGATGCCGTTGCGGTCGCCGTAGATGTATTCGGCCATGCGCGGGTTCCAGCGCTGGGTCTGGTGGCCGTAGTGAACGCCAGCTTCAAGCAGCTGACGCATGGAGAAATCGGGAAGCGCCATCGTTCGTTCCTTTCCGGTTTGCGCCTGAGCAAGGGATTCAGGGCCAGTGCCCCAACCGGTGGACCTGCGGGGATGTCTCCCCCGCAAGGCCCGCCCTTGCCTGTGAAGTGCCGCGCGCTTAACCCGGATCGGTGCGGGATGCAAGGGCCGTCGTGCATGGGACAGCCGGCGCAGTGGGGGTTTCACACCCCCACACCCCCGTGGGATATTTAAGGACAGATGAATGGGGGCGCGGATGGTTCGGAGTGATGTGACGATCCTGATCGCGGCGGCCGGGGGCAGCACGCGGATGCGCGGCGGCGACAAGCTGCTGGAGCAGGTGGGCGGCATTCCCCTGCTGCGCCGGCAGGGGCTGGCCGCGCGGGCCAGCGGGGCGCGGGTGGTGGTGACGCTGCCGCCCGACCGGCCGGCGCGGGCCGAGGTGCTGGAGGGGCTGGGGGCCGAGGTGGCGGTTCTGGCCGATGCGGCCGAAGGCATGGCCGCATCGCTGCGCCATGGCGCGCGGGTGGCAGGCGGGGCGCTGATGGTGCTGCCCGCCGACATGCCGGAGATTGATATGGCCGATCTGCGATCCATGCTGGCCGCCCACAAGGCCGCGCCCGATGCCATCCTGCGCGGGGCGTCGGACGGGGCTCCGGGCCACCCGGTGCTGTTCCCCGCCGACCTGCGGGCCGATCTGGCGCAGTTGACCGGCGACGAAGGCGCGCGGTCGGTGCTGGCGCGGCACCGGGGCCGGGTGCAGCTGGTGCCCCTGCCCGGCCGCCACGCCCTGACCGATCTGGACACGCCCGAGGACTGGGCCGCCTGGCGCGCCGCGCGCTGAACAGAGAAACGGGGCCTGCCCCGAAAGGCAGACCCCGCTTCCGCTGCATAAACCGTGGATCAGCGCGCCAGCAGCAGCGCCTCGTGCCGTTTCAGGGTGCGGCGCGCGGCGGCATAGGCCTCGACGCCTTCGGGCTGCTTCAACTCGGGGAAGATCTCGAAAATCTCGCTGCGCTGCGCATTGCCCATGCCCTTCAGGGTCTGGTCGCCGGGCTGGAAGGTTTCCGTCCAGGCGCCGTTCGACAGCACCACTTCGTGGCGGTCGCACATGAAATGGATATAGGCGGTGCCCGCCGACATGATCGACTTGATCCCGTCACCCACCAGATGCTTGGCGGCCACCAGCACCTCGTGTTCGTCGAAATACAGCGCGGTGCGGTCGTTGGCCACCAGCACGCGGTGGTTGGGGCTGACCATCATGTCGCGTTCCGGCAAGCCGTTGCCCAGGCTGCCCTTGCGGATCAGCACGGGGCGCAGATGCGGCGCCACGGCGAAATCGCCGGCCGACATGTCGCGCTGGCCGGTCCAGCGGATTTCCTGGATGCCGTTGTCGCGGGTGATCACCCGGTCGCCCACGCGCAGTTCCTCGACCGGGATTTCGCCGCGCGGGGTGGCGATCAGCGTGCCGGGGGTAAAGCAGGGGATCACATGTTCGATATTGACGAAGCGCGAGGTGCCCACGACGTTGCGGTCGGCATCGAGGAAGGTGACCAGGCCGTTTTCCGGGTTGTCCTGATCATAGGTCACGCGCAGCGGGCCGGCGCCGGTCAGATCCAGCACGTCGTGATCGTCGCCGCCTTCGCCGCCGTCGATATAGTCGCCGCCCGATGTGATGGTGAACGAGTCGCGGTCATCGCCGCCCAGCAGCGTGCTGGAACCGCTGCCGCCGACCAGCGTGTCGTTGCCGGCATCCCCGGTCAGCAGGTTGTCGCCTTCGCCACCCGACAGGCTGTCGTTGCCGGCGTCGCCCATCAGGGTATCGTCGCCGTCGCCGCCATGCAGCGTGTCGTCGCCATTGCCACCGCTGAGCGTATCGTCGCCGGGGCCGCCGTAAATCTGGTCGTTGCCGTTGCCGCCGAACACGGCATCGTCCCCTTCACCAGAGATGACGGTATCGTCGCCGTCGCCGGCAATCACGAAGTCATCGTCGCCCACCGCGCCCGACAGCAGCGCATCGCCGCTGTCGATCATGTCGCCATCGTTGTCGCCGGTATAGGTGACGTCGATCAGGTCGCCGCCGGTGGTGCCCCAGACGATGCCGTCACGCCCGCCGCCGCCACCGCCGCCGTTGTCCACCGTGTCGGAGAACGACAGGAATTCGGCATTGCCCTTGAAATGCTGGTCGATACCGGCCAGCGAACCCAGATCCGTGGTCGATTGGCCGGCGCCGACGATCCAGTTCGGGTTCGCGCTGCCCATGTCCATCGACAGGGTGTTCGGCACGTCGTCGATATGCCAGGTGCCCTGGGTATGGTTGATGATGACCAGCTTGCCCGGCTCGGTCCCGCCATTGTCCCAGGAATAGGAGAATTCGATGCGGTCGCCCGGCGACAGGAAGCCCGGTTCGGTGGTGTAGGTCACCGTCTCGGTCGCGGTTTCGTGGCTGACCAGGACCGAACCGTCCTTCAGCACTTCGACCCGGAAGCCGCCGTTGTTCAGCCCTTCGGCATCCCGCGACAGCACCGTGTTCGGCCCGTCGCCGACATGTTCCGCCTGGGTGAATTTCATCGACACCGTGCCGCGATCCATCTGGAAGGTGTCCGACTGATAGATCTTGGCGAAATCGTCGATCCCGTCAAAATTGACCACCCCGCCTGCCGGCGTGGCACCATGCATGTAGTAGCCATCCTGCGCGCCGTTCCCGAGCGCCGAATCCCGGATGGTGGTATCCGTGTCGTTGAAATTGTACAGCGCGAAAACCGGCATCGCTCGTTCCCCTGTTCCGGTTGCGGCCACGCGCCGCGAACCGACGTTTCCCAAACGACTGCCCGAATGGACAACCGCAAAGGCTCACCCCGCTGCAATGCAGCAGGACCGCCCCGAAAGGCTGACGTGAGGTCAGGAATAAGGCGCATGCGTTTCCGTAGGGCCGAATCAGCCCCCGGACCGCCAGAAATAAAGCCAACTCCGTCGGGGCCAGACACATGCCCCAGTCACCACCACGACCGCCCCCACGGCCCACTCATTCGCCCCAGCAAGGCTAATGAATTACTAACCCTGCCAAAGCCTTCACAAAAGCAAAAAGTGTCTGCATCGCGGCAGCACGGTGGCAGCAGGCGGAGGAATTCCACAACCAGAACGCGAAACAACCCCCAGGTGGCGGGGGTCGCTGTTTCCGGTGCAGAAATGCCTGTGCGGCGATTTGGGGCAAAATTGTGGCAAAAACCGGCAAATCCCTGGTCATGGTGCCAATAGCGGGGCAGGCATTCGCTACGATCCGCGAAACAATCACCGCACGCAGGACGGGCAGAACCCGCGTTAACCCTGCCTCCATCTTTCCGCCACAGTCTGGTGGCGGATGTTTCCCAGCCGGGCGGAATGCACAGAATTTGCAAGGTTTGTTGCCGGGCGCCACAGGGGTCATGCCACTGGCGGGCGAATCAGCCGGCCCCGGATGTTCCGGGGCCGGCCGGCGATCAGGGCAGCAACACCACGCCGCCGGGGCTTTGCTGGGCCTCCAGCACCTCGTGGGCGCGGGCGGCCTCGGCCAGCGGCAGGGTCAGGGGGGCGATGGGCCGGATGATGCCGGCGGCAAAGGCCTCGAACACCCGTGCCGACAGGGCTGCCAGCCGGTCGGGGCTGCGCAGGTAGTGGAACACGATCGGCCGCACCAGCGTCAGCGACCGCACGGCAAGGTCGGACGGCGTCAGCGGCGCGACCGGGCCCGATGCCTGGCCGTAGTTCACCAGCGTGCCCTCGTAATCCAGCGCGGCCAGCGATCCGGCAAAGGTATCCTTGCCCACCGCATCGTAAACCGCCGCC encodes:
- a CDS encoding Glu/Leu/Phe/Val dehydrogenase, with amino-acid sequence MHHSGEPSFRESVDLMFDRAVALMDLAPGLAQKIKVCNSTYTVRFGVRLRGKIETFVGYRSVHSEHMEPVKGGIRYATNVSQDEVEALAALMTYKCALVETPFGGSKGGLCIDPRQYDERELEQITRRFAYELIKRDLINPAQNVPAPDMGTGEREMAWIVDQYRRMNTTDINAAACVTGKPLNSGGIRGRVEATGRGVQYALREFFRHPDDMAKAGLTGDLDGKRVVVQGLGNVGYHAAKFLSEDDGAKIIAVIERDGGVVNAAGLDIEDLRAHLIATGGVKDYPRGQYVEDGASLLEQDCDILIPAAMEGVIHIGNAARIKAPLLIEAANGPVTFGADEILRRKGCVIIPDMYANAGGVTVSYFEWVKNLSHIRFGRMQRRAEESRSRLLVEELERLSADKGLGWELKPEFREKFLTGSDELALVRSGLDDTMRIAYQSMRDIWHGRQDVQDLRVAAYIVAIDRVAATYRSKGL
- a CDS encoding LuxR family transcriptional regulator is translated as MSNALTHMQRIAGARTPEELWAHLLVALADYGFDRVNYGATRQGREGSLGDMQDAVFLSNHARGVMSDYFDMGFFMRTPMFRWVLTHTGACSWRWAEEERRAGRLSAEELAAQDMARRAGMVAGYSISFADPSPRNRAAMGLSARRGLSQDDVDALWAERGDEVHTICQIMHLKIQVMPLPVQRRPLSPRQREALEWVAEGKTTQDIATIMGISPAMVEKHLRLAREVLDVDTTAHAVAKAALLNHLFAGDHVPFRNLTLQSASDQVDR
- a CDS encoding nucleotidyltransferase family protein; amino-acid sequence: MVRSDVTILIAAAGGSTRMRGGDKLLEQVGGIPLLRRQGLAARASGARVVVTLPPDRPARAEVLEGLGAEVAVLADAAEGMAASLRHGARVAGGALMVLPADMPEIDMADLRSMLAAHKAAPDAILRGASDGAPGHPVLFPADLRADLAQLTGDEGARSVLARHRGRVQLVPLPGRHALTDLDTPEDWAAWRAAR
- a CDS encoding Hint domain-containing protein — its product is MPVFALYNFNDTDTTIRDSALGNGAQDGYYMHGATPAGGVVNFDGIDDFAKIYQSDTFQMDRGTVSMKFTQAEHVGDGPNTVLSRDAEGLNNGGFRVEVLKDGSVLVSHETATETVTYTTEPGFLSPGDRIEFSYSWDNGGTEPGKLVIINHTQGTWHIDDVPNTLSMDMGSANPNWIVGAGQSTTDLGSLAGIDQHFKGNAEFLSFSDTVDNGGGGGGGRDGIVWGTTGGDLIDVTYTGDNDGDMIDSGDALLSGAVGDDDFVIAGDGDDTVISGEGDDAVFGGNGNDQIYGGPGDDTLSGGNGDDTLHGGDGDDTLMGDAGNDSLSGGEGDNLLTGDAGNDTLVGGSGSSTLLGGDDRDSFTITSGGDYIDGGEGGDDHDVLDLTGAGPLRVTYDQDNPENGLVTFLDADRNVVGTSRFVNIEHVIPCFTPGTLIATPRGEIPVEELRVGDRVITRDNGIQEIRWTGQRDMSAGDFAVAPHLRPVLIRKGSLGNGLPERDMMVSPNHRVLVANDRTALYFDEHEVLVAAKHLVGDGIKSIMSAGTAYIHFMCDRHEVVLSNGAWTETFQPGDQTLKGMGNAQRSEIFEIFPELKQPEGVEAYAAARRTLKRHEALLLAR
- the pyrC gene encoding dihydroorotase; protein product: MVTELALRRPDDWHLHLRDGAMLQGVLPESARHFGRAIIMPNLVPPVVTGADAAAYRDRILAALPDGMAFEPLMTLYLTEGTDPADVRAAAASGLVKAVKLYPAGATTNSHGGVRDFDKVRGVLEAMAEIGLPLCVHGEVTDPAVDIFDREAVFIDRVLDPVRRATPGLRVVMEHITTSQGADYVRSADRDLAATITTHHLIINRNHLLVGGIRPHYYCLPVAKREEHRLALRAAATSGDVRFFLGTDSAPHVDPLKECACGCAGCFTATNTMALLAHVFDEDGALDRLEGFVALNGPAYYRLPVNHGTIRLVKHDQPVTFPEKIHTGAGPVTVFDPGFPVFWDVAAD
- the tsf gene encoding translation elongation factor Ts, which gives rise to MTITAQMVKELREATGAGMMDAKKALTEVAGDFEAAIDWLRTKGLAKAAKKADRVAAEGLVGVAVSTGKGVAIEINSETDFVAKNADFQALVREVAKIALETGDSVEVVKAADLNGKTVDTVVTEAIARIGENLNFRRMHVLEGQTVVSYVHNAATEGMGKIGVLVALNGPEDKAKEIGKQFAMHIAATSPLSLSEATMDPTLVERELQVQTSKALEENASSAKPKPEQVIHNNIIPGRMKKFLAENTLMGQAFVINPDLTVEQAAKEAGVEITGYARVAVGEGVEKKEDDFAAEVAKMVQG
- a CDS encoding FAD-binding oxidoreductase, encoding MQNSRDVIVIGGGVHGASAAWWLTKFAPDLRVTVIERDPTYAKAATALSVASVRSQFSNPVNVAISRFGVDFIRNFGTELALDPGQGDLGLKENGYLFLGGTPDAPAVMEEIAAMQRDHGAATRVLTPQGVAGLFPWMNVEDLTAGSYGPRDEGWFDNMGLLGGFRTAARRQGVEFLHDEAVGLEMAGNRITAVKLASGKVLSCGSVINAAGTRGAQVMAWAGAPIPVEPRKRTVFVIDAPNARHPDAPLIIDHLGYYMRPEHEGWICATVPEGDGPCDVDDFEPEAHLFEDVIWPLLYQRSEGFDACKVQRLWVGHYDYNTLDQNAIVGRDPRRDNLFVLNGFSGHGLQQSPAIGRGMAELVLHGAYRSLDLSELGVERVLEGRPFLERAIV
- the rpsB gene encoding 30S ribosomal protein S2 encodes the protein MALPDFSMRQLLEAGVHYGHQTQRWNPRMAEYIYGDRNGIHIIDLTQTVPLLDQALKIVRDTVAKGGRILFVGTKRQAQKPVADAAEKCAQYYMNHRWLGGTLTNWKTVSLSIQRLKAIDEQLASGAEGLTKKERLNMEREQAKLTASLGGIRDMGGVPDLLFVVDVGKEDLAVLEANKLGIPVVAVVDTNCSPKGVSHIIPGNDDAARAIGLYCDLVARAALDGMTAQMGAAGIDLGALEEAPQEEAVEG